The DNA window ataaaaaatataaaagcctCACCACGACATTTGTGACACGACGCCTTAGAAACTACAGAGTGGCGCTCTGATCAAAGCTTGCCTACAGAAAGCTTTAAgtcatttccatatttttgattagaaaaacaaactcaaactaCTCCTTTCTGTGTTTTGACTATTCAACACTTGGTATTAGAGCATCAGAGGTCACAGGTTACACACTCTGGACTTAGTCCACCAGATGTCCGTAACACTGACACTCTTCCCCTAATTTAACCCAGATTTTCTTTGGCAGCTTTACGAATATATTTTTCAATTGAACAGCCTGAAAAAGTTACAACTTGCCTCAGTctcataatataatataatataatataatataatataatataatataatataatataatataatataatataatataatataatataatataacataacataatataatatgCACAATTTGGGGGTGTGTGCTTCCCAGCAGCTGAAAGCCTTTTTCAATGCCTACTAATTACTTTGAGCTTGAAGTCTGATCATGGTGCTGTGTTTACTAGCATGCATTTTGTGTATTGCTAATTTTAGTTTCTCCTTAAGGTTCCTTTGGTCTTCAGCCAGAGCAGAGATGGACGCCGGTGCCAAGAGTGTTACATGAAATTAAATGGAGCCCTGCCAGGCAGGTGTGGGCAAGAAGAGGCTGCCCGCTTGGGAGGAGAACAGCAGGATTAGACCTGCTTTGCATTTTCTGATAAGCAATTCAAGCCCATGCATGTGGTGGACACTTCATGGATAAACTACCACTGCCGCTGCCAGCACATAGCTAAACCCCCGCTGATGTTCTGTGCTTGATAAAAACTCAGGCTTCATCATGCATAAGTTGAAGCGCTCCGTGTCTTATattcaaatgtaaagtttattttgaaatgggAGTGGCGCAGCTCACCTCTGGGCTGAGTTGTGATGTccagcatcatcatcattgtTTTCTGCGTCTTTTAGCAGCTCCTCTGCTGCCTTCCTGGCGTCCTCGTCTTCGTACTCCCTGACGTCGTTCACCTCCTTCACCTTCAGCAGCTTCACCACGAAAATCACAATAAACTGCAGCGAGCAGAGGAGAAGCGCACCAAGCAAAGCGGTCAGAATGAGAGTGTGAACTGGAGGCGCTTAAAAACTCGGTTTCAAAGTGCGCTCACCAGGAACCAGTAGATATTCATGAGCAGCAGGGCGAAGAGCAGGGCGTTGAAGAAGAAGTAGAAGGGGATGTTATTGACCGACTGGATGCTGGACACACATGTGGCGTACAGCACTTTAAGAGGGAACCAATAGAgtcggaaccagaacctgagaaaAACGAGGCGGGAACAAAACAGACAGCAGATATTTAGGGACTCTGTGGATGAATAAGACACCAGACAGCATAATGACAGAGCTGTCAAAACTTCAAATCATTTCAGTGAGACAGCCAAGCAGCGGAGGGGGAGAAATCAGAAAGCGAGTTGAAGATTTAAAGCTTACCAAGTGACGCTGAAGCTGACGGAGCCCATGTTGGACAGAACGTCGTTGAGCAGGTGGTAGCCGCCTCCTCTGGCCTTCAGGTAGACGTTGAGCTTGGTGAACTCCAGCAGAACGTCGTTGATGTCGTGCAGGAACAACACCAGGATGCCCACGTTGTGGTACCTGAGAGGGAGAAATCAAAGCGAGATGCACTTTCAGAACACGGTCGGGTGCAACGCTCTCCACACCTTTCCCCTGTTCTAGTACCTGAAGGCGTAGGAGAAGCTAATGAGAGCCAGGGTGATGATGTGATGCACCACCATGACAGCAGAGTCCTTCCTCCATGTGTCCATGTTGACGGTGGCGTAGATGGAGTGGCCGTAGAAGCTGCCCTGGATCAGGTAGGCTATGGCGATGTCTGTAGGCACTGTCATACCACTCTTCCAGTCTGAGGGAGCAGAAGGAGATCAGGGGAAGATGCTGGGCTACAAAGGCTGTGATGACTGCAGCAGCCAGAGATACACAAGAAGCCTTGgccaaaatgttttacaaagtaGGTCGCAAACCATCTTTAATAGTTTATTTAGATCATTTATAAATACAATCAATGATTCTCTGCCTGTAGGTGGGAGCAGGATGACACAACCCAATGCATGCCTCAACACAGAGCAAACATGGTGTCCTatagtaaaaaaatatccaatttTATGCACTTTATGCTGATTTTTGTCATGATATCAAAAAGTAAAGatacataaacatgttttgcagAGTTCGTGATGCTGCGTAACAAGCACACAAgtaaaaacagatcaaatgaTTTCGAAAACATCTGCGGACCACTATAGGAAATTACAAATTCGACAAAGAAATCTGCAGACATTTAGTAATCTTTTatatgaattgaattatttttaacataatgtAACAATGCGATTGTTGCAGTATGTTAAATACATGGATTGCTGAtgcctttttacttttattcttaATAATCTAAACtaaactgcaataaataatGAACACGGTCCACATGGTGGTGCATTTGGCAGCACTGGTGCATTTCAacaagaaagtcctgggttcaaattctgaaattagaactaaataaatattccCTCTTTACTTTAGTTTCTGCTTAAACTTTGTTACAAATATAGCAGGaaaattttccatcatttaaATTCCTCCAGATGTAAAAGAGTCTCCAAGGCGTGGACAGTTTGTCGTGTCTTGATCATCCTCATGCATCCCTGTGAGCACAAGTCAGAGGCACAGCATGGTAAATACAGCAGAGATCCTGGAGGAGAAGCTGTGGTGGTTAGCGCTGTACAGAAGGAGGAGGGATCAGGTGTCCAGCAGCATTAGGGAAGGATCCTGATGAAAACCCGCCTGAATGCAGGCTGAGACTAGCTCGAGTCTCTGAAGCCTATCAGATGTTGGACGGAAACTCTCTCCTCCGATGTTTGAGTGAGGTTTGTCTCCACAGGGATGGGGTTTCATTCAGGCGTTGTGTAATGTTTATCGATCAAAGCTTCCACCATTAAACATTGAGAAGAGGCTCGAAAAATGGATCCCAGCAGAAAAGCTGCCAAGGTGAGGAATGGGAAGCAGAGGCATTTCTTCCTActtaaaacttttgatttttccACCTTTTTATTCAGGATAAATATGcagcaccttgcaaaagtattcacagcactcaatttatttatttgtttacatttttccgTCACAGTTTTCATTGATGAAATCCAGCAAAAACTAATTCGGAAGTGTGAAACggaagtttatttttacattttatacacactattttttatttatacagcaccTTTCACAGATAAGAgagcataaatattaaaacactaTTAGATAAATCAGAGGGTTAGTTTAAATcaagaatggcccagtcaaagtccagacctacattcaatttaaaatgctgaaaattgCTGCTCACAGATGCTATCAAACGAATCTAATTAAAACTCTGGTAATTCCCAAAggaaatgcatgccacacttttcagttttttatctgtaaaacggtaaaaaatgtcttcatgaCAATGTGCGGCTTTTTATCGGCCTCTCCCAATAAAAAAGgcagaagtttgtggttgtagcctTAAACAATGTGAGTGCTTTTGCAAGGTTTTGCCGATTATGGTGctgtttttcagattatcttATCATCCCTCTCTCCAGCTTCCCTCTCAGCTTGattcctcctctccctctctaaAAGTCAGGCCCTGTTACTCTCCTGCTCCACACATCACACACTGACGGCTATTAGCCGTGACGTGGCGATCAAAGACGAAGCTGATGCTGTCCAATAGCCCTCGTGAGCCCCtctcccctcttcctcctcatcctctccaGGAGCGCTGACACCTCAGTGTCTGACGGAGGAGGTCGAGGGACCGTAAAAGACATGAGTGGAATATACGCGAAGTCTGGGAGCACTTCCATCTTCCATTAGCAACACACTGAAAACTGTAATGATTCTGGTTTCCATTAGGGTACAATCATAAAGATCTCCTGTTATAAATGTTGTATGAAACCTAATGTAAAATATAGTAGTAATATAGTACTGATATTTTATAGtagtaaaatatgttaaataaacatattcTGTTATTAATGGACAGACTCTGAAGCATTAAAATAGGTCATACCTTAAAAGCAAAAAGGTTTCCCGCAGGCTCAAAAAATATGCAAGTCTTCAAACTCTTTATATGACTAGACATACATATATCTGCCCCTCAGTACTTATTACATGTGAGGGGAATTTTACCTCCTGCAGAGTCTCTATAGAGTAGCTATAGGGCCTTATTTTACCTTCTGATAAAATAACCACAGCTAGGGGCGTCCAAACCTTTTGCACCAATGGTCAGaatcccatccatccatccatccattttctgttcaccctttgtccctaatggggtcgggagggttgctggtgcctatctccagctacgttccgggcgagaggcggggtacaccctggacaggtcgccagtctgtcgcagggcaacacagagacatacaggacaaacaaacattcacacacacactcacacctagggagaatttagagaccaattaacctgacagtcatgtttttggactgtgggaggaagccggagtacccggagagaacccacgcatgcacagggagaacatgcaaactccatgcagaaagaccccggccgggaatcgaacccaggaccttctcgctgcaaggcaacagtgctaccaactgcgccactgtgcagccctggtCAGAATCCCCGAGGGGCGAAAATGAGCCTTTTCTCtccaattaaaaatagaaaaataatatcattgtgaatattttatccttttcctgcatgacaataaattaaaaaactaatattttagtGAAGGAAACAGTATGACATTCACCTTAATGTTTGcagttatttaacttttttcttggtctcttaaatgttcatttccagcaaaaatgagaattttcttttaaaaccttTGCTGTGTTTAGCCAAGCCAAGTGCAATGGAtgtgtgtgttcctgtgtgTAAAAAATGGCTGAATGTTTGTGGCCCACCTTactaagaaataaaagcaaaaaaaaattaattctctGCATTGCACTTAAAGTTTTAAGtacaaaacaattacaaaacaaatgCCCAAATTATCACCATTCTTGAACTGGTGACAGAGGCcacacaaaattatttcaagagccacaaatggcccccagacTGCACTTTGGACACCATTGACCTTCACTCTTTCTCTGCCCTGAAAATCTAGGAAGGAAACCTCTCCTTAGGTCAGCATTTATCCATTTATCTGGCTGACTTTTACTGACTGGATTACCTTCACTgactttaattttaagaaaaaaaacccacacagaCCCAGATTAAATGACCTATAAGTAACATAATGTCTCCACGGTTGTGTGTCTTACTGGAGAAGACGGATGGTGGGTTGTTGAAGAAGGAgtaggaggagaagaagagcagGTAGGTGCTGTAGGACCATGACATGGTGTAGAAGACCAGCTTCCACGCACTCTCTGGCATCTTGGCAGCATCTTTGGGCATCAGCCTGCACCACTGTGCAAGAGGCTGCAGGAGAGAAATCAGTAATAAGTCACACTACTTCTACAGGCAGTCAGAAGAAAATCACACTCCTTTTCTCAtaaggtagaaaaaaaatgtgtaaaagaaaaatcagccaGATGAAAGTTCAAAACCATGGCATGAATATTTCAATCTTGTCGTACTTTTAGAGGTGTTACCATAATTTGACCGATCCTAATTTAAGTGAacgtgataaaaaaaaaaaaaagccatggCTCGgcttactgaaataaatttcaaaCGCACTGCAGGCCTCAGAAAGCTGAATCAGCACCTCAGCAAATAAAACCTATTCATCCACATCTTCATAAATCTATGCTTTACTGCTGCACCGCTGCATTAGACTGCATTAACTCCAGTAAGATCTGCAGTTTTGGCTCCTCCTATCTGTGTCCTGgagtttgattttttaaagAGTCAATTCAGAAAGATCTGAAAATTGAGATTCccattttaaaagtcaaagttcCTCTTAAAACAACAGCTGTTGCTAAGGTGTTTGAATAAATGAAGCACTGCCAGATTCTCTTGGCTAATTGTAGTTGCCATGGTGACTAAGCAAACCAAGTAgctaataattttgttttttagacgTTCGAAGAGAACGTCTGGTTGTAAGGTGATGGTGTTTTAACCACAGATGTAAAAAGCTTtatttacaacatatttttggtatccaaagagtaaaaaaagtgTCTAAAAGCTTTAGTAGTTATTCAAAAGAACAGTTTTCTTAAACAATTATTTCCTGGACACAAGCAGCAGAAATCATCTTCTACAGGAGGTGGATGGACCTGTTGCCCTGACAAC is part of the Xiphophorus hellerii strain 12219 chromosome 9, Xiphophorus_hellerii-4.1, whole genome shotgun sequence genome and encodes:
- the cers1 gene encoding ceramide synthase 1 — translated: MGSAGPVEVEPMPGYWELITRGSSAMLGAWRDCSHCGLEFSKRTLLDNAYITWTEIALFFFCAFLWTIIRKRLTESLFKPLAQWCRLMPKDAAKMPESAWKLVFYTMSWSYSTYLLFFSSYSFFNNPPSVFSNWKSGMTVPTDIAIAYLIQGSFYGHSIYATVNMDTWRKDSAVMVVHHIITLALISFSYAFRYHNVGILVLFLHDINDVLLEFTKLNVYLKARGGGYHLLNDVLSNMGSVSFSVTWFWFRLYWFPLKVLYATCVSSIQSVNNIPFYFFFNALLFALLLMNIYWFLFIVIFVVKLLKVKEVNDVREYEDEDARKAAEELLKDAENNDDDAGHHNSAQRKYVQNGVTKDKHL